GATGGGACTAAACTAGTACAagagttaataccaattgcagctcACGAGTCGccagctgtgtattcaaatgtgtatttgcaacaaatccaaaataactgctgtttcCCTCTTAGCGGTTACTGAAACAATACCaaattagtctagcagtttctgtagacagacttgtggtatcatactaactgtaacaaACATAAGGTCCCAAAAGTGTTCATAatcaatgctttttatttttttaattgtgaaattggtacaaagttagtacacagctggggatgatcctgagtaccatattagctagtctgcaacttggtatgcagctccatactaaatctacaagttcattgcaacctgagCCTTTTGTGATTCTCTTCCAGattgacaacaacctcctgacttatgagaatgaagtgctgttcacatcttaccggtaaggattgcaatcaaagtgagtatccttgtggttgagcctgaaactctcttaaccccatctcctctttccaggttgagagttgcctgtcactatctggtcaatgacaccaaggtagtacagttcttgtaccagaataatcctgcacctgtagtccagcctggctttggggaccttgcagtcatcatgcggcttgcattgggtaggactgggcaattgaaataatatagatgctctagtgtgtttccacctataaaattctcccttgcatctctgcagattcaacctacaatgacttctatgccgctcgggattaccctgttgtgaagtacttgcgaagacccttgtattttgaggtagagctcctgtacagcagggatccacaggctgaattgtttttggagaactgctgggcaacctattctgctgacaggaatagctctccaaagtgggatgttgttgtggacaggtaagatgcaggaatatgatattgctgctacaaaacctaggaaatggagttgtggctgatgtgctcctgacctactttctctttctagttgtgagaactctgcagatgagtacttgaccatctttcacccagtctccagcaatgcaagagtgctgttcccttcccgtctgaagaggtttgaagtgaaaatgttttccttcacaagcggccaggatgcactgaaaggacaggtaaagtggagtgttgggatggggatcttgtaccacaatgcatggtttggattgctttgcaagcagtaAATAGTCGCTGTTCTCAAATCtttgagttggaatgaaaacatgtaactgcacttttgcaagaaacacttatgatgcaatatatttgtttttcaattcagtaatcctccttggatgatggtactgcctgatctattgatgctagttttgcttgacaaggtgtgctgtctttcagatttacttccactgcggtgttgtgatatgtgattcaactcggccatcagacagcctctgtagcagacggtgcattccagggaaacagaggcttggtaagagctctgtttGAGAGGAGGGGACATTTTGCATGcttttttgtccatttgttttgatggactcctaattcctcctgtaggtcgcagtgctgaagggatggatggttgtgcagtaaaggtgtttgtgtcttctggcccaactgagctgaagagagatggatcccttcactttatgcctagaagtggtaatatgcatgatgtgaacacaattgcagttcaagtaaaatataaCTCCTTTATTCCTctaactatttctttcttctcttgcagcccaattcaatgtgtggtcccttctgggagctgcaatgggtgtgtgttcagtggttatctttgtagctggagttgtatctttctggaaactgccaaaaagtgtgtattgataaataaaaatcttgcttgtacaagcttattttttttgtgcttgactaattctacactTGATGTCAGAATGGCCATGTCAATGGGATTTCCTCCTCCTTGCTGTATCAAATGCTTTGATTTtccctgatcaggccattctcaatatggtgcgttactcaaggacccttcactaattcactgtgtgaacctgggggcaaagactttcctcctccattgagctgtaaccctatttttatattgaaCAGTAACAGGGCAATTACTATACCTTCAGATATTTAGCATGATAAAATTTAAGGAAGAAACCCCCCTTCATTTGtcccttttattaaatatgtattaggtAACAATTTTCATATAGAAATTCTATTTCAGTATACAATTTATAGTGTCATGAACCAGGCTTCAACAAGAAACAAACTAGAGCCCCGCTTCACTGATTTAAGAATATatgtttaactgttaattattttgaagcctcgtgtgtagaaatagtaatggagggggaggggggggttcatttgaaaacaaaagctggtgtAAAGTTAAAAGCTGTCCACCAAAGCCAGGCTTGTCCACTTTCCCTTAGGTTGGGCCCTTCTCGCTGACAGATTCTCTTGTCTCTTTTAAATTTACATTGTGGTGGCTTCATAAATGATTTTCCCACTTGTTAGTTTTTGTAGGCTAGGTATCCTCTACATTACGACTCATCATACAGTCACTGTGCTTCACATCACTTCCAGCTCTTAACTtctagaataattccaggtgtgtaaacttcccaatcttcagaatacagtaagcttttattaacttatatccaataataaaactagtggaaaatccttccaatacagcaatatgttccatACCAGGAACTCCTTTCAAAAGTACAAACTAATTGTCTTCAGTTGAACTGTATGTGTTGTTGCTCCTCCTCACTGTGTCATCTGTGTTCTTTATTGTTTACTTTCCACACTGAATTCTATAATTCATTAGCTATAAAGAAAACTACCACTTGAGGGTGCAGTGCATAGAAAAGGAGCACATACCAATCCATAAACCATAATAATTATACAtacctaaataaactaaaataagaatacattcctGTGACGAGATAAAGTGATCCTGTGCTGTAAGCCATCCTCCCAGCCGCCAGCgggctgtgagccagcctagaaggccccaacagaGATGGTGTGACGTGGCAGTTATACCTTTGGGGCGGAAGTCCCGAAAGGACGGTCaccatctttgttgagggcaacaacacGGAATGTCCTGTAATGTCCCAGAATTGGGAGGAGATTAAAATGCCAATTGCTGATTGGTGTTCTGCTGATTAGGGGGCGTTCCGCGGCACATAAAAAGGGGCCGTGTTGTAGCAGTCGAGGGTGGTATCTGAAAGCACAAAGGAGTGTGGGAGAGGTACTGAgggataaaaccaaacaaatgctcactgtgacttttttgacagacataaacaaactaatTCAAAAGAGAGACAGCCAACCAGGAGGGTGGACACCAGAAAGGCAAGGACAGCCACCCACAGTctggataattttactttgttgtttgtttgttttgtctctccacatttcagttagtgtttctcttttgtttggacattttcttttgtttgttgtcctgattaccactgtttgcagacactaataaaggaaaagaaaacaacttgtgtCACATCATACCATTGTCTGGACTTGattatttttacacctccacCCAACTCTGCTATCCatgacaattcctttttttttaataatcaaaattccagttcagctcctacatacgtttttgcaaaagcaattatttttgctAACATTTCAGGTTCTAAAATCACTATTTCCAGCAGTGCAGTTCCTTCCTGTCTGTATTGGTCATACTTCAGGGCCCATGGgaagcctgtggcaggcatgcattctggttaccatgtgactccttgttcattgggacaattcaggcttttccaattgcaatgcattgtggtacattCTACACCTCTTGGGCACTGTTcaaagcaggactacacttcccacaaTCTTTTGGCGTGTGAGTTGAAGAGCCTAAACTATCCTAGTGTGTTCTAGTGTGCatgaagtcatatggtaaccctgccCGTGAAGGTCTGTTTCAGAGTCCTGCCCCATGCagtctcccttattttgaaagctcagtgctgacaggtatacatattataaaacacacacatgcaaagaacagaattctagaaacaaactttattatacaGTTCTGTGGGTGATCGTGTTCACAAAAACTAAGTATATTAAGTATTAAtccaaatacatgcaaaatataaaacattaatatatctcttacatttttgcttagtgtagtttgtattactcccgttagataaaaaaaaatcgaatacagTGGCTAATGCAGCCTCCAGCGTTCAGCCACAAAAcggtaaaactgcaaacaaactacaattcccagaatcccgtaccagtttctgtagtcccatgtgtgatgccataggtctggctgcctctgagttgtgattacacaggcataatctacttattagattccttcttgctttgacatgctactttcaatatgcaagtttagggtgaaattatcaacactccttatatatataccttgttttagcatcacaaaaaagtgctacttaacaacatgttgttctcttcatgtttgagtgtgtgagttattggaactgaattcactacactGGAAACCCCGTGTGTAGTACGGggggtgtaatgtgtttatattataaagaGGACGGAGAGTTTGATGCGAGACTCGATCAGACAcaggcacattcatattattaaacctgctatCAGACTCTCCAGCGCCGTCACTCTGAGttctctttgaaacagactgagtttgtatttatattcatgttgggttaatcggAGATGATtatcggcggcccgtctgtagtactaccggagattttaattgcacagtttgtaccgctctgtgcagtgccgtcccgtttgtaacacggtacgtgaactgcattctgctaaacaaaacatcacaacagcagcagcagcgccatctactggacaaaacccagacatgcacgttgaaacaatgatccagttcaatatctacaaagaatgaacaagaaactattagcgaagccccgaaaaagaaaatattatacaaaacggtttaaaatcaaatgttttagatatgatttagatattcgggttggatacctcggaagccagcggaactccagcgtttctctgacaaccactgataaccactcccgtgatgatcggcgctgccatggCAACCcgtgacatcacccgcacaagttacaacacggcgagtcattttttgtagcacagtattaacgtgttattgttttcacaaaataacatcaataagattatcagatcacctgctagtgtgtactaaacaaaacctcaaatatcagtgaattgatacagagacaagccgtggcaccagcaagagataaaaatgtatttacttatttattttgttaaactttaatccagccttacattttaacttcttgaagttaccacagtgtgtctgtgtatgaattactgacgagtaatatttgtgatttgattactctaacagatgaactgataatgtatggatgttattttgtgaaaaaaatacaatattaaaaaagaaatacaacatttaataaataaataaataaattatacaccaaactgtagcacatttctttagtcttaatatcataacaaatatacttattataaatacgtatcaccttttatttgttggaaaacggtctggaacttctagtaaagtatttttttttttttttaatacagtgctgtttgagttaaaatattgttttcttcaaaattaaaatatcagcaacggtgtgttaatttaacgaagcgcctaacgccgctcggaacgttccatttttaaatcctaacggtctctgctcagctgagtggaatgttcacaagccggttgcctagcagcgtctccccctccttctctgccccgccctctcgccttctctcgttgctccagctatgagttcaaatttagcttcgttatatctgcgcaatgttttcctatttctttcaatttagcttattaggggcttcgtgtttttaaaatggttcaggtgcagtccgggcagactgactgcagcatcattacagtatactgcactgcgctcagctttgtgtggcggctgatacacaaaataatgaacgactgttaaataaatcacatgtattgctttttaatgctaaatatgtatctggtattctaagtattatctacaattaataattcagctatattcatattcataatgtaatacagtattaagacagggtccagtattagaaataaataaacatgctttaagagaaacagcagtgatgtttattgaccattcccatacattctctatatgtttctacattgtggttgcacagggacaagggactcagtgatgttaaaaaaaagaa
This DNA window, taken from Acipenser ruthenus chromosome 35, fAciRut3.2 maternal haplotype, whole genome shotgun sequence, encodes the following:
- the LOC117966781 gene encoding zona pellucida sperm-binding protein 2-like, coding for MVVVADFSLSCSFPTKMIDCFTNGTMAALAVKVESVPSLSPSQLTLRDPSCRPLQSDAINAVFYFNVNSCGTTRRIDNNLLTYENEVLFTSYRLRVACHYLVNDTKVVQFLYQNNPAPVVQPGFGDLAVIMRLALDSTYNDFYAARDYPVVKYLRRPLYFEVELLYSRDPQAELFLENCWATYSADRNSSPKWDVVVDSCENSADEYLTIFHPVSSNARVLFPSRLKRFEVKMFSFTSGQDALKGQIYFHCGVVICDSTRPSDSLCSRRCIPGKQRLGRSAEGMDGCAVKVFVSSGPTELKRDGSLHFMPRSAQFNVWSLLGAAMGVCSVVIFVAGVVSFWKLPKSVY